The following nucleotide sequence is from Populus trichocarpa isolate Nisqually-1 chromosome 11, P.trichocarpa_v4.1, whole genome shotgun sequence.
AACTCTGGATGAGGACACAACATAATCAAGAACCATAACACTTTCCAGATAATCTCTAACCTTAGCTTTCTCCAAATTCGCCAACTCTTTGTCCGAATCCACCGCCTCCAATTCACTCAATCCACGAAAAACAGCTAGTGACGCAATCGAATAACCCTTGGCTCTAGCAGGGGAGAAGTTCTCTCCGCAACTGATGTGATCAATTCCTCCAAATGTATCTTTAATCCCCTGAATTACTCCCAGTATCTCATCTTTCACTTCATCCCCTAATCCCTCTTTTAACTTCAAGAATGTTAATCTAATCGCGGACCCAGAAGGTGGGACCAATGAATCACCGCCGTTGAGATCACCGGTGACCCAATCGACAGCCATGATGTCATCGCAGATTGGTAGAACCGATTCTTTAACGACTTGAACGTGGGTCGGGTGAAGGGCATAAGCGGAGAGGTTTTCTTTAGAGGAGTAACGGCTGTGGAGCATGTGAGTGAAGGGAATAGGTGAGGACTTGGTGCGGTAGAGAGCACCGGCAGTTAAGTGGAGTACGGAGTCGAGTGATATCAGACGGTTGAGGGAATGAATCATGGTGTTGATTTGAGTGGGGTCGATGTTTTCTTTGACTTTGAAGAGGACTATGTGTTCAATTGTTTGGGGCGGAGTGGATGACGACGACATTCTGATTTGGGATCGGGATGCTGAAGCAGAGTAAGGCTTCTCCGGCTTGAAGGACGAGAAGAAGGGGTTGAGCTGGTGTTTAGGGACGGGAAAGTGGAGGTAAAATGGTTTGGTAGAGAGTAGGCTTGCGGCTTTCAGACACAACATCGTCATGATTTGTGGGGACGTTTAATGTGGTTTGTTTGACTATTAATTTAAGGTAGTTCCTGGGCCGTTTATCATCCGCTGATTGAACAttgtatattataatattttttttatttttaaaattttattttattattaacaagtaataaaaaatttaattatttttaaaatataaaaataaacggtTTATAtgttatcaaaaagaaaaaaaatgaattttaatttatagttaaggttggaagattttttatttttttgttagaagtCTCATGGACTTATTGAAATTCCAATATCAAATCtgatataaattgattttaaaaaaataattggatatAAATTCTACTTTCAATTTTAAGTGATGTCACTTACATTActtatatttaaaagtataaatatattaatcataaaaatagtAGATTATcgtatcaaattaaatattataagtaAAGAGAGAGTATAAATTACGGAgctcattataaaataaataaataaacaattttatgtttttttttatgagtcaAGTGTATATCATGTTTGAATTTTATAGATTAATTggtttatcaaatatatttttagtttcttaGATAATATGACAATACAAAagtttaaaacttgttttaCTTTGGGCTAAAGCTTCTTAAAATTTccaggttttaatttttttgtggtctttctaattcaatttttttaatattatttttttgttttcaatataaactatatttaaataaaataatcttttgtattttatacttttataaACGAATTATGTGGTATCATTTGAATCTTATAATTTGagtaaaatatttgatctcattaaatcattttaagaGAGTTTAAAATTTCAAGCGTGACattgaaacaattaaaatatcagaaagagaaattaaaagaatagattGAAATTAACTCAAAAGAAAAGTGATGAGCTATACAAGGTAGGTTAATGTTTTTACCATATGACCTGCATGGCATTGAGTCTTAGGATAAAGAGAAGAATTTTCAATTCTAAGATCTTTGATAAGGAGAAGAATGTTAAATCTATGTCTTATTATTTGTATCATCCACGAAACTATCTCAAGTTTTAGAACGTAGTGGCATAAATGTAGAAATATGCAACATAATCATGTTAATGCTTTAGAATACGGTTGAAATCGTGTTTCttaaagaattgaatttttttaatgtttttagattattttaatatgttgatgtcaaaaataatattttaaaaataaaataaaaatattattttaatacatttctaaaaaaaatactataaaaaacaactgtCAACATACTCTTAAATACCATCTAAATATTAGTCTAACTCACGATGAAAATAggcataattatttttaagtagaaagacaaaaaaaaataaaatctctacCATCTGTTCTTTAACTTCTATTGGAGAGGTTGTTGAGAGAAAAATGTTTTGTTCAATGCTTTCTTGCAGGGGTAATGTCGTTGGCTTAAAACAATGTGCAATATTCTACAgaggttaatttattaaaactttatttaattaacatggtttaaataaattataaataaataaaaaattaattttaaataactcttggtttttctccttaaaaaatccttgatttttataaatttaattcttaatttatagaagttaatcaaatgttgataatggtaaaaattaattcttattaactctttaactttttaacttctaaaattcaatataaaatggGGGTAAAGCAAGAGAttctatcttgatttttttagatttttacatTCTCttctgttagagaataatataaattatatcttggactTCACCTACCAGCTTAAgcttgggttgagatgattatttgacatggtatcagagccttgatgaccaagcggtcacgagttcgaatctcatcatccccatttatgtgataaaaattaagcacaaggtaatatgagtctatgcaagttttaagtccaaagggctttcacttccggagtgtgttaaagaataatataaatcatatcttggaccTCACCTACCAGCTTAAacttgggttgagatggttctttgacatcttCCTCATCTCATATTTTAggattttcttctcattttaacCTATGATTTTCCACCCAAATCTAGAAGTTAGATTCATCTTTTTAAGAGACATTTGAGTTCATATTCTTTGTTTCAATTACATTTTTTGGaagtttatctaaaaaaaaaatgatattgttgaAATCTCGGGAAACATATTGCAAGCATCCTACCTGCATAAGTAAGGAACAATAAAGCCTtaagaaaatatgatttatcattgaaaacaacaaaaaaatctattacTTTAAAGtgccttaataaataaatatcatcttttattttaatttaagcataattttttttctactagtaTGCATTCTAGaactttgaattaatttcaattgCAAGTTTGATTCATGCTTAATATGCATGctgtaattctttttattatatttatattgaaagCATGTTTGTCATGGGTTATGCTTTCGCATACTTATGGGCCATGTTTGTTTcatggaaagtggttttctagaaatcatttttcaaacttttctgtgtttgtttgtcattagaaaagttgatcaacaggaaacactttccagttaaaAGAAAATCTGACTTGGTttttaggaaagtgttttccttttattttggacggaaaacactttccagaagttgtgaaaaatttaaaaatatcatgttatttgttgattatatcaaatttgatcctcaaacttttgattgctatctattttgttttgaatctttttttcaatttcttcccttagaatttgatttaatttgatttttatatcaactttgatccttatttttatgattgttatttgcttttcttttattattttcttaattgaaattttttaaacatgtatAAACTCTAAGTTTTTATTGAACATTTTTCACAGCCTAAGTCCCATGCTTGGCAAAACTTGATGTAGACTAATttagtatattattattattattaacatgagtGTCGGGATCAGTTTGCACGCACCTTAACTAATCTAATGGATCCTGAAGCTAATggtcatgtaagcctccagtgaccatgaAGGGACTCTAACTTGTGaccattgaaaaataaacttaagaCCTGATTAGTTGATGTACCTTTCAGGATTGGTGTATTATTGCTTTTACAAGTCATGACACTGACTCTCGGCATCTCGAATGATTAGCCTACCAGTCGTTTATTCTGTGCTCAAGAACCCTCACactcaaaataaattcaataaccCTTTTTACTTTATCTTAAAGCAATTGATTTTGGATGTAGGTGTCACGACCCGATTCACAGATTCATGACCAGAATACAGACAAGGTCTTTCTACCCAAAATTTCATATCTAAACAAACCCAAACTtacatatgaaattattttttaaataactcaaTTTAAGCCGCCAAGAGCATTATTGCCTTTACCTATttattctttctctttatttttcaaaacatcacagtACGTTTCAATAAACCTGTAGCTTAAAGAGTATATGAAGGTGAAGGACTTAGAACCTCCATTTTCCTTTCTATTCTTCATGATggttctccttttcttctttaaatttctAAGATATACGAACTTGAACCTGAATTTTTTGCATATCTGTCCACTTGGTAATCTTGATGTCTCTAGAAGAACTTGATTAACATCTAGTCTGGTCTTTTTTGGCCTGGGATTCTTTTTTCTACTTTGGCTTTCTGTGAACAGAACTTTAAGGACtgatttgatgaatttaaagaTTTACACGTCACAATTCCACAGAGTCATCTATAAATCTGCACATAGGAAACTTGTAATGAGTTCTGTTACTAAAAACACATTGTATAGTCTGAATGAGACTCCAATATTGcaatcttctttctttgttccTGAGAGAAATTCTGATGAAACATTGTGACGTCAGAAGATGCTTTGCCTCAGCCTAAACTCTTTACTACATACTTCttacaacattttatttcaggAAACATGAGTTctaagataataattatatattcataactatatataaaaatacaaaatatgtaTCAAAACATTTGATTTGACTAATATACTCTTATTTTATTGACTTAATCCCTCAATATTCAAAGACCGAATCGTGATAAAAAGACTGAAATATAAAACCTCAAACAATAAGGATCTAATGTGCATGACTTGAAATTATAAGGCTAAATTGAAGTTTTCGTGCATGTGaatagttaaattgaaaaatagctctattttttttattgatattaattttgaactttattttttcaaattgttccaataataaactaaaattatattttgtaaaataaaattctagtttaactttgaaatattttatgacaTACTGAAtgaatgagtaaaaaaaaaattgaaataaaactcaacacataaaatcatgtcaacataacttcaaatgatgaaattaaaaaaacaattttaataacCATAGTGCAAATATCGatgactataaaaaaaataaccatagtgcaaaataataaaaatttataggaTCTAAAAGGAAAATGTTACCTAAAAGGGGTAGAACATTTActgtagttttgtttttatcgtTACTCTATACCGATAGTCATTGTGAATTggaacaataaaattatgattttgcccttaataacaaaacataaatagccTTGGAAGCGGGAGGGTAAAGTTAGTAATATACcctcaaaaaccaaaaatcatGAGCTGGCGGGCAGGggtgttttctatttttttttcatttcaaatgcacaataaaattaccaaaataccCTTGAATTAAAGTTATATTTGCCTAGGTCAAGGGGTTTTACGTCTTTTCCATttggttttgttattattattgtcaagTCTGATCAGGGGCAACTTAGTATTTagacatgtataaaatataaattaatttttaaaagtcaatTGTTTATGACATTCACAAGGACACATGTTAATTCTCTCATGATCTTTGTTCGGCGTGTACAATATCATTCGGCGACCAAAACTAGACTTCCACGACGACGTTTTATTTCTTATGGCGTAGCCTGCATTAATGGGCAggatatttaacaaaaaaatgttgttttttcactTCGAtggccatttctttttttcttccttctttcctCCCTCCTCCTTGATTTAAAAGCCTTCCCCTACACATTTTCAAAATAgcccttcatttttttctttcagatttggaccctattttttatttctatttttcttattttaaataatctataGAATTGGGATTctctttcaatttaaccctcctaggatttttttacctttaagatttagtccttatttttttactcttaaGCTTTTTTTAAGCATTCTTTTAATTCAACCCCCTTTTGAACCCGTTTGGCATTGTGGTTTTGGGTGGGGTTGATAGTTAGCCACAAATATTAATGTTTGGTTAAGTTAAAAATGGAGTTTTGTTTGGTGGGACCCACTATAAATTACGGCCGTGCCTCAGGTTTAACAAAAGCATAATTTCTGTGCTTTACAAACAGCAGTTGAGCCTCCATTGTTCATGTGAACAATGGAGAGGTGGAGagttaattcactctccactgttatGGGTCGGACGAGTTCCGGCccaaacctaaatgcattgGATTGgatccgacccagtaaaataaaaaaaatccaacaaaatttctcaagtattgtgttttattcgaaaaactagtgtttaacattattcaatgacactacataattacattagaagAAGATCCATTGATGAtgtaacatttgcagaatttgatcgcaatcccaattttattcctaatgatattttacctgatattgttgCACGCTCAGGAAGCCAGGGAAATTATAGTCCTTGTCAGATggatttcatacgtgatggaattgcaaatagttttatgaaacaataaaaaatactttatataaagtattgtttatttcataatgtaataacAGCAgttaaatcaacaatatttcaattaaaaaccatcaatattaatgtcttttttagttattttataaccttaatttgaaaagcatttttaatcaaacacattaaactactttttgttcaacctcaatttcaaccacagttttaactaaacatatatttttccaaaccaacctcaactaaaaatacattttataaaataatttttttcaaaccacaaccataaaagctaccataataccaaacacactagtAAAGTTATCCGATGGAATTGCCATGTAAACTAACTATTATATCAataccaattcaaaaataattatattttttattaaaacttttcttttcttttaatctaaattttgcGGATTTATTCACTAacaccagagtcaggaataccgTATTTTTTttgctacgtaatatttaccaacgtcagagttggaagtatccgtagttgaatattcactgacaccagagtcaggaatattacaagCATACCATCGGTAGCATGGTATAACAAacctttagcaatttaagacaaaatcaacAATGTAGTCTACCTCAAGTAGGATGCTTAAGagatgataatatcttcccttttgcaTAACCAGTCCCGTGCCATATAATCTTTGTTGACCAAtaagggttcctagtgaccataatattaggtggcgactccttaaactagacctttctcatcaaagaacaagatgtcagaaaCCTGTTCTTTTAgtgaagattaatttttaaaagatcgtGGCGATGTCGGGTACGACAACGGCCAAGAGCCAAATTAGAGAAAACATCCTTAAACTCCTCGGTGCCCGCCCTAATAGAAGTCCCAGCTGCCGCTTCATCAGTTGATAAGGTAGGAAGTTGAGGGAAAAAACCTATGACTTCATTTAACACaaggttgaaacaaataatAGTAGTGCAAAAATAAATTCCCGTTCAGGGAAAAAAAGATTCTGGTTGCATTGGCTGAGCAATGTGCCTTCACCACACAACATTGGAACTACAGCTTCTAAGATCCAAAATCAAACCCATCAAGACGAAACAAAAGATATGAACACAAAATGGGATCTACCTTGCCTGTAATAATGTAATCGAGCATTTGTTAGCTGAATAATTTGCTGTGCCCTCGCTTGTTGAACTTGCTTCAGCTGGAtccctttcaataaaaaaacctggATGTTTAGGCTGAGGTAATGTATTGTCATTACTCAACATCAAAACCACATATGACATGTCTGGCCTATCTTCTCGATTATCTTGAACACAGAGTAGAGCCACGTGAATTGAACGTAGCACTTGAGA
It contains:
- the LOC7470900 gene encoding stress-response A/B barrel domain-containing protein UP3 is translated as MTMLCLKAASLLSTKPFYLHFPVPKHQLNPFFSSFKPEKPYSASASRSQIRMSSSSTPPQTIEHIVLFKVKENIDPTQINTMIHSLNRLISLDSVLHLTAGALYRTKSSPIPFTHMLHSRYSSKENLSAYALHPTHVQVVKESVLPICDDIMAVDWVTGDLNGGDSLVPPSGSAIRLTFLKLKEGLGDEVKDEILGVIQGIKDTFGGIDHISCGENFSPARAKGYSIASLAVFRGLSELEAVDSDKELANLEKAKVRDYLESVMVLDYVVSSSRV